A section of the Telopea speciosissima isolate NSW1024214 ecotype Mountain lineage chromosome 3, Tspe_v1, whole genome shotgun sequence genome encodes:
- the LOC122656368 gene encoding zinc finger CCCH domain-containing protein 27-like isoform X3, which yields MVGDMKFGESSLTGYLVKNLEPLTEADPVILAEYVVALLKKDKPIEELQKLCAENLVDFLGQDTKPFITKLFQALDDGSIVAPAESLDAIRKVEPPPSFIAEDPAELTISSPKPDGLSPISDPEEKEVSDDEDDDRNHKHRRRESRSQSFDKDAQEEFLSRPYRKRNKPYENGQLYLESDPQPSETRKEYNLSHSERDFSAKFEKRRPGMAIQPFAPLDLGQRTIVNQAFRGDPGARFDLSTSLGSPPFGRGRGRSFGPWSQHDSRFSSVDMLDFALQMAPQGATPPSLFPGRGLSNAGNAQSGSWSAFGLIPGMPNGSLDTFHPLGLQGTLKPPINPSLSIGMSRQRCKDFEERGFCLRGDMCPMEHGVNRIVVEDVQSLSQFNLPVSLPSARLLGVPSGTGPLTSVSAPSGLLTTGKGLHGKSTKPGTNDDGIGLNGVLASSAGLGEADLYDPDQPLWNTDRQETSSALLRLPSPKTNDVESLWETDTSYRHSLRVSDGIDSERPGKSITTTAGSQSSASSVWGRIGTSGTKIETTGTNDNALPSLGSLGDEAKEDLEEALPSFSGTAHRGKPTFMGDIDPKSMNSSATPKRRNDHGRNGGRSLQKALRTLFVNGIPQKGNKRETLLTHFQKFGEVIDIYIPLNSERAFVQFSKREEAEAALKAPDAVMGNRFIKLWWANRDSIPDDGINSGNTVSAVPYGVTTASVPSQSSITDGAKENTPSAPPKVSITASNVPVPAAVHPKPVAVNGPKAIPPVQKKIENLELLKEELRKKQEMLDQKRNVFRRQLDKLEKQAITVKGEAASDQAIKRHKVGTAIDIAKAASPRPTDLGTTGERPGAENTVDKNMGENGVSPSSKTSSPLMLQSPKNSKQLSRPSAPIGPPFLVNRFKLDNRPTAFKILSPLPAEFVNVNCCSEGTFSIIR from the exons ATGGTTGGAGATATGAAATTTGGGGAGTCGTCATTAACTGGATATCTCGTGAAGAATCTTGAACCACT GACAGAGGCTGACCCTGTAATTCTTGCAGAATATGTGGTAGCATTATTAAAGAAGGACAAACCTATTGAAGAACTACAAAAGCTCTGCGCTGAGAATTTAGTTGATTTTCTGGGTCAGG ATACAAAGCCTTTCATCACAAAGTTGTTCCAGGCCCTAGATGATGGTTCTATTGTAGCACCTGCCGAGAGTTTGGATGCCATCCGGAAGGTTGAACCACCTCCATCTTTCATTGCAGAGGATCCAGCAGAGCTGACGATTTCGTCTCCAAAGCCAGATGGCCTTTCTCCTATCAGTGACCCTGAGGAGAAAGAGGTGAGTgacgatgaagatgatgatCGTAATCATAAGCATCGTAGGAGGGAATCAAGATCTCAGTCTTTTGACAAAGATGCACAGGAAGAATTCTTGAGCAGGCCATACAGAAAGCGTAACAAGCCTTATGAAAATGGGCAGCTATACCTCGAAAGTGATCCTCAGCCTAGTGAAACACGAAAAGAATATAACCTTTCCCATTCGGAGAGAGACTTCTCTGCAAAGTTTGAAAAAAGACGTCCTGGCATGGCAATACAGCCTTTTGCTCCATTGGATTTGGGTCAGAGGACAATAGTTAACCAGGCATTTCGTGGTGATCCTGGTGCTCGTTTTGATTTATCTACATCTCTAGGTAGTCCTCCCTTTGGTAGGGGAAGAGGGAGGAGTTTTGGCCCCTGGAGCCAACATGATTCCAGGTTCAGCTCTGTGGACATGCTTGATTTTGCATTACAAATGGCTCCACAAGGAGCTACACCTCCTAGTCTATTTCCAGGAAGGGGATTGTCAAATGCTGGAAATGCACAAAGTGGATCCTGGAGTGCATTTGGCTTAATTCCAGGAATGCCCAATGGAAGCCTTGATACATTCCATCCCCTTGGTTTGCAAGGAACACTCAAACCTCCAATCAATCCTTCCTTGAGTATTGGCATGTCCCGCCAACGGTGTAAAGACTTTGAGGAGCGTGGATTTTGTTTGAGAGGGGATATGTGCCCGATGGAGCATGGTGTAAATCGGATCGTTGTTGAAGATGTTCAG AGCCTCTCACAGTTCAATCTCCCTGTTTCACTTCCAAGTGCACGCCTGTTGGGAGTACCATCTGGAACGGGACCTTTAACTTCAGTTAGTGCTCCTTCAGGCCTGTTGACAACTGGCAAAGGTTTGCATGGTAAAAGTACCAAACCTGGGACAAATGATGATGGAATAGGCTTGAATGGAGTGCTAGCTTCTTCTGCTGGTTTGGGTGAAGCTGACCTCTATGATCCTGACCAGCCTCTGTGGAATACTGACCGTCAAGAGACTTCAAGTGCCCTTTTAAGACTCCCTTCCCCCAAGACTAATGATGTTGAGTCCTTATGGGAGACTGATACTTCTTATCGCCACAGCTTAAGGGTTTCTGATGGCATTGACAGTGAACGGCCAGGTAAAAGCATCACAACAACCGCAGGTTCACAGAGTTCAGCTTCATCTGTTTGGGGACGAATTGGGACTTCGggaactaaaatagaaactacagGGACAAATGATAATGCGCTACCGTCCCTGGGTTCTCTTGGGGACGAAGCAAAGGAAGATCTTGAGGAAGCATTACCTAGTTTTTCAGGTACTGCTCATCGAGGGAAACCGACTTTTATGGGGGACATTGATCCAAAATCTATGAATTCTTCTGCTACTCCAAAGAGACGAAATGATCATGGGCGTAATGGTGGACGATCATTGCAGAAGGCCTTACGTACACTTTTTGTTAATGGGATTCCCCAAAAAGGCAACAAGAGGGAGACCCTTCTTACACATTTCCAAAAATTTGGGGAGGTTATTGACATTTATATTCCACTGAATAGCGAAAGAGCCTTTGTTCAGTTCTCTAAAAGAGAAGAGGCAGAGGCTGCTCTGAAGGCTCCTGATGCTGTGATGGGCAACCGCTTCATCAAGCTGTGGTGGGCTAATAGGGACAGCATTCCTGATGATGGCATAAACAGTGGCAATACTGTCTCAGCAGTTCCCTATGGTGTTACAACTGCTTCTGTTCCATCTCAGTCATCTATTACTGATGGAGCAAAGGAAAATACCCCTTCTGCACCTCCGAAGGTCAGTATAACTGCATCTAATGTTCCAGTGCCTGCTGCTGTTCACCCTAAACCTGTTGCGGTAAATGGTCCCAAGGCTATCCCTCCAGTGCAAAAGAAGATAGAGAATTTGGAGCTTTTAAAGGAGGAACTCCGGAAAAAGCAGGAAATGCTGGACCAGAAACGCAATGTTTTCCGCCGCCAACTGGATAAGCTTGAAAAACAA GCTATAACAGTCAAAGGTGAAGCAGCTTCTGACCAAGCTATTAAGAGACATAAAGTGGGGACAGCAATTGATATTGCGAAGGCTGCTAGTCCACGGCCCACAGATCTTGGTACTACTGGGGAAAGACCGGGTGCTGAAAATACGGTGGATAAAAACATGGGGGAGAATGGTGTATCTCCCAGTTCCAAAACAAGCTCACCCCTGATGTTACAGTCGCCTAAGAATTCAAAGCAGCTAAGTCGTCCATCTGCACCAATAGGGCCTCCCTTTCTGGTGAATAGGTTCAAGTTGGACAACCGTCCTACTGCATTTAAAATTCTTTCGCCTTTACCAGCTGAGTTTGTAAATGTAA ATTGCTGTTCTGAAGGAACATTTTCAATCATTCGGTGA